Proteins encoded in a region of the Pigmentiphaga litoralis genome:
- a CDS encoding polysaccharide deacetylase family protein — MLIPHHNRYAYSPIISRPDYTWPEGKRLAFHIGLNIEHFAFGTGLTHTPTVPIPAPDQRSFCWTDYGNRVGVFRLLDLFDSLGLPASHLVNTTLFEYAPEIVDSINRRGDEIIGHGRTNAERHGYMWEKDEARFIAEVRDEISEKAGQQVRGWMAPWMSVSQVTPDLLQEAGFKFVMDWPADDQPLWMKTRSGRIMSVPYPLELNDSPQMLVRHATPSDFEQMMIDQFEELLAQSDKQPLVFGLALHAMVVGQPYRLRALRRALQYISNHPQRDKVWFTRPGQIYDHCAALPDGVVTGHPAPR; from the coding sequence ATGCTTATCCCGCACCACAACCGATACGCGTACAGCCCGATCATTTCCCGGCCTGACTACACGTGGCCCGAAGGCAAGCGCCTGGCCTTTCACATCGGCCTGAATATCGAGCACTTTGCGTTTGGCACCGGGCTGACCCATACGCCCACCGTCCCCATTCCGGCACCCGACCAGCGCTCGTTCTGCTGGACCGACTATGGCAACCGGGTCGGCGTCTTCCGTCTGCTGGATCTGTTCGACAGTCTGGGGCTGCCTGCCTCGCATCTGGTCAACACCACCCTGTTCGAGTATGCGCCCGAAATCGTTGACAGTATCAACCGTCGGGGCGACGAGATCATCGGGCACGGCCGCACCAACGCCGAACGCCACGGCTATATGTGGGAGAAGGACGAGGCGCGATTCATTGCCGAGGTGCGCGACGAGATCTCGGAAAAAGCGGGTCAGCAAGTGCGCGGCTGGATGGCGCCCTGGATGTCGGTCAGCCAGGTCACGCCCGACCTGCTGCAAGAAGCCGGCTTCAAGTTCGTGATGGATTGGCCCGCCGACGATCAGCCCCTGTGGATGAAGACGCGCAGCGGCCGCATCATGTCCGTGCCGTATCCGCTGGAACTCAATGACTCGCCGCAGATGCTGGTCAGGCACGCGACGCCCAGCGACTTTGAACAGATGATGATCGACCAGTTCGAAGAACTGCTGGCGCAAAGCGACAAGCAGCCGCTGGTGTTCGGCCTTGCACTGCATGCCATGGTGGTTGGGCAGCCGTACCGGCTCAGGGCCCTGCGCCGCGCGCTTCAATACATCAGCAATCACCCGCAGCGCGACAAAGTCTGGTTCACCCGGCCCGGACAAATCTATGATCACTGCGCGGCCTTGCCCGATGGCGTGGTCACCGGGCACCCCGCGCCGCGTTGA
- a CDS encoding FAD binding domain-containing protein translates to MKPSPFAYHEPETLEDALQLLASVADDDGRILAGGQTLVPAMALRLARPSHLVDINRIDALRRLEVDGDVLHIGACVRHIALATPVEPGPLGLLLSQVVRHIAHLPIRTRGTFCGSLANADGASEWCLVVNTLDAVLVAHSTRGRREIPASAFFLGYMTTALEADEILTTALLPRLPAATRFGFDEIARRAGDFAQAMCLAVFELEDGKMRRVRIGVGGVSGTTVRAAQAEAACEGQAPDPALFDHAAQLAGAAIDPVDASEEACDYRRALARTVVARALAQAAGLNR, encoded by the coding sequence ATGAAGCCCAGTCCGTTCGCGTACCACGAGCCTGAAACGCTGGAAGACGCCCTGCAATTGCTGGCGAGCGTGGCGGACGATGATGGCCGCATCCTTGCGGGCGGGCAGACGCTGGTTCCCGCCATGGCGCTGCGGCTGGCTCGTCCATCGCACCTGGTGGATATCAACCGCATCGACGCGCTGCGCCGCCTGGAAGTCGATGGCGATGTCCTGCACATCGGCGCCTGCGTGCGCCACATTGCGCTCGCCACCCCCGTGGAACCGGGCCCGCTTGGCCTGCTGCTGTCCCAGGTCGTGCGACACATCGCCCACCTGCCCATCCGCACCCGCGGCACCTTTTGCGGCAGCCTGGCCAATGCCGACGGCGCGTCGGAATGGTGCCTGGTCGTCAACACGCTGGACGCCGTGCTGGTGGCGCACAGCACCCGCGGCCGCCGCGAGATCCCGGCCAGCGCGTTCTTTCTTGGCTATATGACGACCGCGCTCGAGGCGGACGAAATCCTGACAACCGCCCTGCTGCCCCGCCTGCCCGCGGCGACGCGCTTCGGCTTTGACGAAATCGCGCGGCGCGCGGGCGACTTTGCGCAGGCGATGTGTCTTGCGGTGTTCGAGCTTGAGGACGGCAAGATGCGGCGCGTGCGTATCGGGGTGGGCGGCGTGTCGGGCACCACCGTGCGTGCCGCGCAAGCCGAAGCCGCATGCGAGGGCCAGGCGCCCGACCCGGCGTTGTTCGACCATGCCGCCCAGCTGGCTGGCGCGGCGATCGACCCTGTCGATGCCTCGGAAGAGGCGTGTGACTACCGCCGCGCCCTGGCCCGTACCGTCGTTGCCCGCGCGCTGGCGCAGGCGGCCGGATTGAACCGCTGA
- a CDS encoding (2Fe-2S)-binding protein encodes MSKREVTLNINGTVFPIFVEPRRTLLDALRDDCGQTGTHAGCEHGVCGACTVLVDDQPVRACLMFATQAQGSQVRTVEGLAQNGELSALQRAFMEKHALQCGFCTAGFLMLATSVLEKDPTASDEVLLDALSSNICRCTGYKNIVSAVTLVRDASLQASQP; translated from the coding sequence ATGTCCAAGCGTGAAGTCACCCTGAACATCAACGGCACGGTGTTTCCCATTTTTGTCGAACCGCGCCGCACCCTGCTCGATGCCCTTCGCGACGACTGCGGCCAGACGGGCACGCATGCGGGCTGCGAGCATGGCGTCTGCGGGGCCTGCACGGTGTTGGTGGATGACCAGCCGGTGCGCGCCTGCCTGATGTTCGCGACGCAAGCGCAGGGCAGCCAGGTCCGCACCGTGGAAGGGCTGGCGCAGAACGGCGAACTGTCCGCGCTGCAACGCGCGTTCATGGAAAAGCATGCCTTGCAGTGCGGCTTCTGTACGGCCGGTTTCCTGATGCTGGCGACCAGCGTGCTGGAAAAGGATCCCACCGCCAGTGATGAGGTCCTGCTGGATGCGCTGTCGTCCAACATCTGCCGATGCACCGGCTACAAGAACATCGTGTCGGCGGTCACCCTGGTCCGCGACGCCAGCCTGCAAGCGAGCCAGCCATGA
- a CDS encoding xanthine dehydrogenase family protein molybdopterin-binding subunit produces the protein MNIHAYHEVQPDVLRADSERHVGQSVQRLEDPPLVQGQARFAGDINFPHQLHMRIVRAQVAHGRILHIDTEAARAMPGVIAIWTGKDVADIPPIPFRATTVQGLEPYCQPILAQDYVRYVGEPVAAVFAVDAYLAEDAADLIWPDIDPLPVVLDASGEVGEFLPGYSTEPTIIRKGYGDVDAAFAQAHAVVELDLSIGRHSGVPLECRGAIGRYDAARDVLEMYGAAKKTHWNRDEMAKMLNRSPSKFHLHGDHVGGGFGVRGELYPEDVLVCLAALRLRRAIKWIEDRREHLMATNHSRQQRHQVKAAVDADGRILGIRNTLFHDNGGYVRTHGPRVADMSAGLLLGPYRVPAYAVEAHYRLTNKTPCGTYRSPGRYETTFVRERLMDAIAHRVGIDVLEVRRRNLIGPEEMPYARPLDALGTDVVLDSGNYALLLDKTLDRIGWAEAQADIARRKAAGEVVGIGLAMFVEKSGLGPSDGVRITVDTAGDVELVTGAASVGQGMETALAQICADGLGIDYRRVRVVHGRTDQIAFGNGAHASRVTVMSGSATQIAAAKLRAKAIDIGAEMLGLTPEELDMTDGHVHARGVAAGRRIGLQDIARHVHAGSRTVGRRDPGLTAEGWFYSDHMNYPYGIHVAQIRIDAGSGQVEVERYLVSYDVGRAVNPMLIDGQIVGGLAQGLGGALFEEFTYDETGQPLSTTFADYLLVTAHEMPASVDVLITEDAPSPLNPMGMKGAGEGGTNAVGAAIAAAVDDALGQPGFVTRLPVLPAAIHRALARRT, from the coding sequence ATGAACATCCATGCCTATCACGAGGTGCAGCCCGACGTGCTGCGCGCCGACAGCGAACGGCATGTCGGCCAGTCCGTGCAGCGCCTGGAAGACCCGCCACTGGTCCAGGGCCAGGCCCGCTTTGCCGGTGACATCAACTTTCCGCATCAGCTGCACATGCGCATCGTGCGGGCCCAGGTCGCGCACGGCCGCATCCTGCACATCGATACCGAGGCCGCGCGCGCCATGCCGGGGGTCATCGCGATCTGGACCGGCAAGGACGTGGCCGACATTCCGCCCATCCCGTTTCGCGCCACCACGGTTCAGGGACTGGAGCCCTACTGCCAGCCCATCCTGGCGCAGGACTACGTGCGGTATGTGGGCGAGCCGGTCGCCGCCGTGTTTGCAGTGGACGCCTATCTGGCCGAAGACGCCGCCGACCTGATCTGGCCGGACATCGACCCGCTGCCCGTGGTGCTGGATGCATCGGGCGAGGTGGGCGAATTCCTGCCCGGGTACAGCACGGAACCCACCATCATCCGCAAAGGCTATGGCGACGTGGACGCCGCCTTTGCCCAGGCGCACGCGGTCGTGGAACTGGACCTGTCGATCGGCCGGCATTCGGGCGTGCCGCTGGAATGCCGGGGCGCCATCGGCCGCTACGATGCGGCGCGCGACGTGCTGGAGATGTATGGCGCGGCCAAGAAGACGCATTGGAACCGCGACGAAATGGCGAAGATGCTGAACCGCAGCCCGTCCAAATTCCATCTGCATGGCGACCATGTGGGCGGCGGCTTTGGCGTGCGCGGCGAGCTCTATCCCGAAGACGTGCTGGTGTGTCTTGCCGCCTTGCGACTGCGCCGCGCGATCAAGTGGATCGAAGACCGCCGCGAACACCTGATGGCCACCAACCATTCGCGCCAGCAGCGCCACCAGGTCAAGGCCGCGGTGGATGCCGACGGCCGGATCCTTGGCATTCGCAACACCCTTTTTCACGACAACGGCGGGTACGTGCGCACCCACGGCCCACGCGTGGCGGACATGTCCGCCGGCCTGCTGCTCGGACCCTATCGCGTTCCAGCCTATGCGGTCGAGGCCCACTACCGCCTGACCAACAAGACCCCCTGCGGCACCTACCGATCACCGGGCCGCTACGAGACGACCTTTGTGCGCGAACGCCTGATGGATGCGATTGCGCACCGGGTGGGCATCGACGTCCTGGAAGTCCGCCGGCGCAATCTGATCGGGCCCGAAGAAATGCCCTATGCCCGCCCGCTTGACGCGCTTGGCACCGATGTCGTCCTGGATTCCGGCAACTACGCGCTGCTGCTGGACAAGACCCTGGACCGTATCGGCTGGGCCGAAGCCCAAGCCGACATCGCCAGGCGCAAGGCCGCGGGCGAAGTGGTCGGCATCGGCCTGGCCATGTTCGTGGAAAAGTCCGGACTGGGCCCGTCCGATGGCGTGCGCATCACGGTCGACACGGCGGGTGATGTGGAGCTGGTCACCGGTGCGGCGTCGGTCGGCCAGGGCATGGAAACGGCCTTGGCGCAGATCTGTGCCGACGGCCTCGGCATCGACTACCGGCGCGTTCGGGTGGTGCATGGACGCACCGACCAGATTGCCTTCGGCAATGGTGCGCACGCGTCGCGCGTCACCGTCATGTCGGGCTCGGCAACGCAAATCGCCGCGGCCAAATTGCGGGCCAAGGCCATCGACATCGGGGCCGAGATGCTAGGCCTGACACCCGAAGAACTGGACATGACCGATGGCCACGTCCATGCGCGGGGCGTGGCGGCCGGTCGCCGCATCGGCCTGCAGGACATCGCGCGCCATGTGCACGCGGGGTCCCGCACGGTCGGCCGCCGCGACCCCGGCCTGACTGCCGAAGGCTGGTTCTACAGCGATCACATGAACTATCCCTACGGCATCCACGTCGCCCAGATCCGCATCGACGCGGGCAGCGGGCAGGTCGAGGTGGAACGCTACCTGGTCTCGTATGACGTAGGCCGCGCCGTCAACCCCATGTTGATCGATGGCCAGATCGTCGGCGGCCTGGCGCAAGGACTGGGCGGCGCGCTGTTTGAGGAATTCACCTACGACGAAACCGGTCAGCCGCTGTCGACGACGTTTGCGGACTACCTGCTGGTGACCGCGCACGAAATGCCCGCATCGGTTGACGTCCTGATTACCGAAGACGCGCCCAGCCCCTTGAATCCGATGGGCATGAAAGGCGCGGGCGAAGGCGGCACCAACGCAGTCGGCGCGGCGATTGCCGCCGCCGTTGACGATGCGCTTGGCCAGCCCGGATTCGTGACACGCCTGCCCGTGCTTCCTGCCGCCATCCACCGTGCCCTGGCACGACGCACCTGA
- a CDS encoding amidase, producing MPTPANHLTATDAAALMREGRLTASDLAEACLARIAEREPERKAWAHVSPNQVRAQAAACDANPSSGLLHGIPIGVKDVLDTRDMPTQMGSPIYAGHQPPADAAIVSLLRAAGAVILGKTVTAEFAGMAPAPTTNPLALHRTPGGSSSGSAAAVADLMVPISLGTQTGGSVLRPASYCGVVGFKPSYGRINRAGTKFAAESLDTLGWMARSVQDIALVDAALTGNDAPLSASTATPVSTLRIGVCQTYLWDAKALPETRQALQTAVEALEAAGVTVTPVALPERFGHLSVVRETLNDYERARGLASEWTHHRDRISPQLSASIERGWRIPHADLLAAQRYAEDRRRDFDDLMDDWDVLLVPCVNGEAPEGLHYAGDPSLQALWTLLHTPALGLPTHRGPNGMPVSIQLVTARHRDAELLKAGDAIWRTVLQFSPRP from the coding sequence ATGCCGACACCCGCCAACCACCTGACTGCCACCGACGCGGCCGCGTTGATGCGCGAGGGCAGACTGACCGCGTCCGACCTGGCCGAGGCGTGCCTCGCCCGCATCGCCGAACGGGAACCCGAACGCAAGGCCTGGGCGCATGTGTCGCCGAATCAGGTGCGGGCGCAGGCTGCCGCGTGCGACGCCAATCCGTCTTCCGGCCTGTTGCACGGCATACCGATCGGCGTGAAAGATGTGCTGGATACCCGGGACATGCCCACGCAAATGGGGTCGCCCATCTACGCCGGTCACCAGCCCCCTGCCGACGCCGCCATCGTGAGCCTGCTGCGCGCGGCAGGCGCCGTGATTCTGGGCAAGACCGTCACGGCCGAGTTCGCAGGCATGGCGCCCGCCCCCACCACCAATCCGCTGGCCCTGCACCGGACACCGGGCGGATCGTCCAGCGGGTCGGCCGCCGCCGTGGCCGACCTGATGGTGCCGATCAGTCTGGGGACGCAGACCGGCGGGTCGGTGCTGCGTCCGGCCTCGTACTGCGGGGTGGTCGGCTTCAAGCCCAGCTATGGCCGCATCAATCGCGCTGGCACCAAATTCGCCGCCGAAAGCCTGGACACCCTCGGCTGGATGGCGCGGTCCGTGCAGGACATCGCCCTGGTCGACGCGGCCCTGACAGGCAATGACGCACCGCTTTCCGCATCGACCGCCACGCCCGTCTCGACTTTGCGGATCGGCGTCTGCCAGACCTATCTGTGGGACGCCAAGGCCCTGCCCGAAACACGGCAGGCGCTGCAGACTGCCGTCGAGGCACTGGAAGCCGCCGGCGTGACCGTGACGCCTGTGGCATTGCCCGAACGATTCGGGCACCTGTCTGTGGTCCGAGAAACGCTGAATGACTATGAACGGGCGCGCGGCCTGGCCAGCGAATGGACGCACCACCGTGACCGCATCAGCCCGCAATTGTCGGCATCGATCGAACGCGGCTGGCGCATTCCGCATGCGGACCTGCTTGCCGCGCAGCGCTATGCCGAAGACCGCCGCCGCGACTTCGACGACCTGATGGACGACTGGGATGTGCTGCTTGTGCCTTGCGTGAATGGCGAGGCGCCCGAAGGCTTGCACTACGCCGGCGATCCGTCGCTGCAGGCGCTGTGGACCCTGTTGCACACCCCTGCCCTGGGTCTGCCCACGCACCGGGGTCCGAACGGCATGCCGGTCAGCATCCAGCTGGTGACCGCCCGGCATCGCGATGCCGAATTGCTGAAGGCGGGCGACGCCATCTGGCGCACGGTCCTGCAATTTTCCCCCCGCCCATAA
- a CDS encoding SRPBCC family protein — protein sequence MQFANSFEVSLPPEQAWPVLMDVTSVVPCMPGAELTEVIDDRHFKGKVSVRLGPVALSFNCTAAFEDVDDTAHRARIVSRGTDAKGRGGANATIALSLSPSAKGSRVDVQTDLAMSGAVAQYGRGSGVIQSVATQIISQFSKNLEARIEQLRGAGALDAPGSTQAAAVAPVHAASTPPAAPAPVQAKPISGFALLWASFRATAKGWFGAR from the coding sequence ATGCAATTTGCCAACTCCTTCGAAGTGTCGCTTCCGCCGGAACAGGCCTGGCCCGTGTTGATGGACGTGACCTCCGTCGTGCCCTGCATGCCCGGCGCGGAGCTGACCGAAGTCATCGACGATCGCCATTTCAAGGGCAAGGTATCGGTGCGGCTTGGGCCGGTGGCACTGTCGTTCAACTGCACGGCGGCGTTTGAGGACGTGGACGACACGGCGCATCGGGCACGCATCGTTTCGCGCGGCACCGACGCCAAAGGGCGCGGGGGTGCAAACGCAACGATCGCACTGTCGCTTTCCCCCTCGGCAAAGGGCTCGCGGGTTGACGTCCAGACGGACCTGGCGATGAGCGGTGCGGTCGCGCAATACGGCCGGGGGTCGGGCGTCATTCAGAGCGTTGCCACACAGATCATTTCGCAGTTTTCAAAAAACCTCGAAGCCCGGATCGAGCAGCTGCGCGGCGCCGGCGCACTCGACGCCCCGGGCTCGACGCAGGCAGCCGCTGTGGCGCCCGTCCATGCCGCATCAACACCGCCTGCCGCGCCTGCCCCCGTGCAGGCCAAGCCCATCAGCGGCTTCGCATTGCTGTGGGCGTCATTCAGGGCGACGGCAAAAGGTTGGTTCGGCGCCAGATGA